From the Mammaliicoccus sciuri genome, the window TTCCTGTGATTTATTATATGAAAACTAAGAATATGATATATTCTTAATAATTAATAACATTTGTAATGTTTACTAAAGGCGGTTATGTTTTGAGGAAGCAAAGATTAAAGTTGAGTACGCTTGTGATTATTGTGGTTTGTATTGTGGTGTTATTTTCTTTATTAATTACGTGTTTATTGATCAGTAATACGATTAAGGATACGATTCATAGAACGACTGAAGAGAAGGCGGAGGTTATTGGTAAGGCGATTGCGGGTTCTGAGGTTGTGCAGAAGTCTTTGGCTGAAGATAGTGATGATCATAAGATTCAAGATTATACGTCTAAGATTCAAAAAACAACGGACGTGAGTTTTATTGTTGTGATGGATATGAATGGCATTAGAAAGTCTCACCCGAATGAGAAGTTGATTGGTAAGCATTTTAAAGGTGGCGATGAAGGGGAGGTCTTACATGGTAAGTCTAGTTCTTCTATTGCGAAAGGTACGCTTGGTTTAACGATGCGTGCTTTTACGCCTATATATGCTGATGGTAAGCAAGTTGGTGCGGTATCGGTTGGTGTGCCTATGCAGACGGTTTACGAGGCTTTGGCAGATGGCAATAAGAAAATTATTATTGGATCTGTGATTGGTTTAATTGTTGGAGCTATCGGTGCGTATTTATTATCGATTTATATTAAGCGTATTTTGTTAGGACTTGAACCTTCACATATCGCGAAAATTCTAGGTGAACGAAATACGATGTTACAGTCTGTTCATGAAGGGATTGTGGCAGTGGATAAAGAAGGTAAGATTAATCTAGTTAATAAGTCTGCAATGGATATTTTTAAGAAAGCAGGTCTTAAAGGTGATCCTATAGGTATGCCAATTAATGATTATATGGCTTCGACGCAATTGCCTAAAATTGTTGAGCTTGGAAAGCCTGAACTTGATAAAGAGCAAGATATTAATGGTGTGAAGATATTGGTGAATAGAGTACCGTTAATTGTGAATAATGACATTGTAGGTGCGATATCAACGTTCAGAGATAAGACAGAAGTGCATAAATTATCAGAGCAGTTGGTAGGTGTTCGGACGTATGCAGATACGTTAAGAGCCCAGTCGCATGAATTTAGTAATAGATTGCATGTGATTTCTGGTATG encodes:
- the dcuS gene encoding DcuS/MalK family sensor histidine kinase; the encoded protein is MRKQRLKLSTLVIIVVCIVVLFSLLITCLLISNTIKDTIHRTTEEKAEVIGKAIAGSEVVQKSLAEDSDDHKIQDYTSKIQKTTDVSFIVVMDMNGIRKSHPNEKLIGKHFKGGDEGEVLHGKSSSSIAKGTLGLTMRAFTPIYADGKQVGAVSVGVPMQTVYEALADGNKKIIIGSVIGLIVGAIGAYLLSIYIKRILLGLEPSHIAKILGERNTMLQSVHEGIVAVDKEGKINLVNKSAMDIFKKAGLKGDPIGMPINDYMASTQLPKIVELGKPELDKEQDINGVKILVNRVPLIVNNDIVGAISTFRDKTEVHKLSEQLVGVRTYADTLRAQSHEFSNRLHVISGMLQMEHYDDLKQYIREIVELGSQESGDITSKVKDAALAGFLIGKLSLAREQQIKLSIVNHATIPEPNDSHVTHEVITIIGNLIDNSIDSLVSSSLKKKTIDVHLNYKQDQLMIDVIDSGVGLNHELDEHIFEKGFSSKGENRGYGLHLVQQRVEKLDGQISINAHEAGNVQFSVVINYPKKDEDKC